The Erigeron canadensis isolate Cc75 chromosome 4, C_canadensis_v1, whole genome shotgun sequence genome window below encodes:
- the LOC122595939 gene encoding mini-ribonuclease 3 isoform X1, translating into MAATTTALHAFSVKVRASWDTQLTPSYNPHRTYPKKPTLVTEQTLKSNSPDRSLLSVSNLLRRNSPTPSQAVAMEEKYMGLDTWMPSAPKVEKPRSLYNAASLAYIGDCIYEVLTLSLDACFLYARRHFLFPPLNIEEYNDRVMAVVRCEAQDAMLQKLMNEKVLSDEERDVLRWGKNLSSSKTRTKKRAGVAVYNRASSLETLVGYLYLTNVKRLEEIMLKLGFSTGVSTQMIFEEASANQNS; encoded by the exons ATGGCAGCTACAACCACAGCACTCCATGCATTCTCAGTTAAGGTTAGAGCTTCATGGGATACACAACTTACTCCTTCATACAACCCACACCGAACTTATCCCAAAAAGCCCACTTTAGTCACTGAACAAACCCTTAAATCTAATTCACCAGACCGCAGTTTGTTATCTGTTTCCAACCTTCTTAGACGCAATTCTCCAACCCCAAGTCAAG CAGTGGCTATGGAAGAAAAGTATATGGGATTAGATACGTGGATGCCAAGTGCACCAAAAGTAGAGAAACCTCGCTCATTGTACAATGCTGCTTCGTTGGCGTACATTGGAGATTGCATATATGAG GTCTTAACGCTTTCTCTGGATGCTTGCTTT CTATACGCCCGCAGACATTTCCTGTTTCCACCGCTGAATATTGAAGAATATAATGATCGTGTGATGGCTGTAGTACGATGTGAAGCCCAA GATGCGATGCTCCAGAAGCTAATGAACGAAAAAGTTTTATCTGACGAAGAAAG GGATGTTCTTCGGTGGGGAAAAAATCTATCCTCCTCCAAAACACGGACTAAAAAACGTGCTGGTGTAGCTGTTTACAACAGAGCATCATCTTTGGAAACGCTG GTTGGTTATTTATATCTTACAAATGTGAAACGTCTGGAGGAGATCATGCTAAAGTTAGGCTTCTCAACAGGTGTTTCCACACAAATGATATTTGAAGAAGCAAGCG CTAATCAAAATAGTTGA
- the LOC122595939 gene encoding mini-ribonuclease 3 isoform X2, protein MAATTTALHAFSVKVRASWDTQLTPSYNPHRTYPKKPTLVTEQTLKSNSPDRSLLSVSNLLRRNSPTPSQVAMEEKYMGLDTWMPSAPKVEKPRSLYNAASLAYIGDCIYEVLTLSLDACFLYARRHFLFPPLNIEEYNDRVMAVVRCEAQDAMLQKLMNEKVLSDEERDVLRWGKNLSSSKTRTKKRAGVAVYNRASSLETLVGYLYLTNVKRLEEIMLKLGFSTGVSTQMIFEEASANQNS, encoded by the exons ATGGCAGCTACAACCACAGCACTCCATGCATTCTCAGTTAAGGTTAGAGCTTCATGGGATACACAACTTACTCCTTCATACAACCCACACCGAACTTATCCCAAAAAGCCCACTTTAGTCACTGAACAAACCCTTAAATCTAATTCACCAGACCGCAGTTTGTTATCTGTTTCCAACCTTCTTAGACGCAATTCTCCAACCCCAAGTCAAG TGGCTATGGAAGAAAAGTATATGGGATTAGATACGTGGATGCCAAGTGCACCAAAAGTAGAGAAACCTCGCTCATTGTACAATGCTGCTTCGTTGGCGTACATTGGAGATTGCATATATGAG GTCTTAACGCTTTCTCTGGATGCTTGCTTT CTATACGCCCGCAGACATTTCCTGTTTCCACCGCTGAATATTGAAGAATATAATGATCGTGTGATGGCTGTAGTACGATGTGAAGCCCAA GATGCGATGCTCCAGAAGCTAATGAACGAAAAAGTTTTATCTGACGAAGAAAG GGATGTTCTTCGGTGGGGAAAAAATCTATCCTCCTCCAAAACACGGACTAAAAAACGTGCTGGTGTAGCTGTTTACAACAGAGCATCATCTTTGGAAACGCTG GTTGGTTATTTATATCTTACAAATGTGAAACGTCTGGAGGAGATCATGCTAAAGTTAGGCTTCTCAACAGGTGTTTCCACACAAATGATATTTGAAGAAGCAAGCG CTAATCAAAATAGTTGA
- the LOC122595939 gene encoding mini-ribonuclease 3 isoform X4 translates to MAATTTALHAFSVKVRASWDTQLTPSYNPHRTYPKKPTLVTEQTLKSNSPDRSLLSVSNLLRRNSPTPSQVAMEEKYMGLDTWMPSAPKVEKPRSLYNAASLAYIGDCIYELYARRHFLFPPLNIEEYNDRVMAVVRCEAQDAMLQKLMNEKVLSDEERDVLRWGKNLSSSKTRTKKRAGVAVYNRASSLETLVGYLYLTNVKRLEEIMLKLGFSTGVSTQMIFEEASANQNS, encoded by the exons ATGGCAGCTACAACCACAGCACTCCATGCATTCTCAGTTAAGGTTAGAGCTTCATGGGATACACAACTTACTCCTTCATACAACCCACACCGAACTTATCCCAAAAAGCCCACTTTAGTCACTGAACAAACCCTTAAATCTAATTCACCAGACCGCAGTTTGTTATCTGTTTCCAACCTTCTTAGACGCAATTCTCCAACCCCAAGTCAAG TGGCTATGGAAGAAAAGTATATGGGATTAGATACGTGGATGCCAAGTGCACCAAAAGTAGAGAAACCTCGCTCATTGTACAATGCTGCTTCGTTGGCGTACATTGGAGATTGCATATATGAG CTATACGCCCGCAGACATTTCCTGTTTCCACCGCTGAATATTGAAGAATATAATGATCGTGTGATGGCTGTAGTACGATGTGAAGCCCAA GATGCGATGCTCCAGAAGCTAATGAACGAAAAAGTTTTATCTGACGAAGAAAG GGATGTTCTTCGGTGGGGAAAAAATCTATCCTCCTCCAAAACACGGACTAAAAAACGTGCTGGTGTAGCTGTTTACAACAGAGCATCATCTTTGGAAACGCTG GTTGGTTATTTATATCTTACAAATGTGAAACGTCTGGAGGAGATCATGCTAAAGTTAGGCTTCTCAACAGGTGTTTCCACACAAATGATATTTGAAGAAGCAAGCG CTAATCAAAATAGTTGA
- the LOC122595939 gene encoding mini-ribonuclease 3 isoform X3: MAATTTALHAFSVKVRASWDTQLTPSYNPHRTYPKKPTLVTEQTLKSNSPDRSLLSVSNLLRRNSPTPSQAVAMEEKYMGLDTWMPSAPKVEKPRSLYNAASLAYIGDCIYELYARRHFLFPPLNIEEYNDRVMAVVRCEAQDAMLQKLMNEKVLSDEERDVLRWGKNLSSSKTRTKKRAGVAVYNRASSLETLVGYLYLTNVKRLEEIMLKLGFSTGVSTQMIFEEASANQNS; this comes from the exons ATGGCAGCTACAACCACAGCACTCCATGCATTCTCAGTTAAGGTTAGAGCTTCATGGGATACACAACTTACTCCTTCATACAACCCACACCGAACTTATCCCAAAAAGCCCACTTTAGTCACTGAACAAACCCTTAAATCTAATTCACCAGACCGCAGTTTGTTATCTGTTTCCAACCTTCTTAGACGCAATTCTCCAACCCCAAGTCAAG CAGTGGCTATGGAAGAAAAGTATATGGGATTAGATACGTGGATGCCAAGTGCACCAAAAGTAGAGAAACCTCGCTCATTGTACAATGCTGCTTCGTTGGCGTACATTGGAGATTGCATATATGAG CTATACGCCCGCAGACATTTCCTGTTTCCACCGCTGAATATTGAAGAATATAATGATCGTGTGATGGCTGTAGTACGATGTGAAGCCCAA GATGCGATGCTCCAGAAGCTAATGAACGAAAAAGTTTTATCTGACGAAGAAAG GGATGTTCTTCGGTGGGGAAAAAATCTATCCTCCTCCAAAACACGGACTAAAAAACGTGCTGGTGTAGCTGTTTACAACAGAGCATCATCTTTGGAAACGCTG GTTGGTTATTTATATCTTACAAATGTGAAACGTCTGGAGGAGATCATGCTAAAGTTAGGCTTCTCAACAGGTGTTTCCACACAAATGATATTTGAAGAAGCAAGCG CTAATCAAAATAGTTGA